In the genome of Burkholderia sp. PAMC 26561, the window GAATGATGAAGTGATTTACTGGATGATAGTAAATTAAATCATTTCCGTCATGGAGACGAATTGCCGAGAATGGATTTATCCCTTCTTTCGGTAGCTCGTCATGGATGCTTTGCCTCGCGTCACCGCATCAAGGCAACTCGCGCTTACGTTGTTGCTTGCGGCCGTCATAGCCGCAACTTATGGCTTTGGTGTGTACTTGTTTCCGGTTGTCCTGCCCGCGATGAAACACGATCTTGGCTTCGGGTATGCACAAGCGGGTTACATCACCGCAGCCCGGCAAATCGCGAATGTGCTGGTGGCGTTGCTGTCCGGCCTTGCTGCTTCGCGTTTCGGCGCAGCAAGAGTCATGCTGGGGGCCACCGCGTTATCGGCTGTCGGGCTTGCGTGCCTGGCCTTTGCCGATCACACCTGGGTCATGGGAGTTGTGCTTGTTGCACTCAACGCGTTCGCAGCGGCGACGTGGGTGCCCATGATGGCGCTCGTCGCGCCTTTGATCGATGAACGTCATCAAGCGAAAGCCATTGGCGTGATCGGTAGCGGCACCAACTATGGCGTGTTGCTCAACGGGCTCATGGTGCCGGGGTTGATGGCAGCGTGGGGATGGCGTTCCGTGTGGCTTGTGAGCGCGTTGTTCACGGCATTGCTGAGTGTCGTGATCTTGCTGATGTTTGCACGGCTTGGACGACCGGAAACGCGCGTGAAAGCGCAGCCAGGAGTCAAGGGGCCACGGTTCGCCGCGCGGACGCTGTTCTCGCGGCGCTGGCAGCTCGTGTACGCAATCGCGTTGCTCTCGGGCTTTGCCGGCGTGCCGTTCATCACCTATTTCTCGGCTTATGCGCACGATGACCTGCATCTCGGACTCGATGTCACCGCACATGCCTGGGCGCTCGTCGGCTTCGTGGGTGCGGTAAGCGGCCTGACGCTCGGCATGATAGGCGATGCACGATCTTCTGCCTCACAACCGCAACGTGACGGCATGCGCACGGCGCTTGTCAGCGCAGGGATTCTATTGCTGTGCGCGTCGTTGATAGCGGCATCGCGTCCCGGCGTTTATGCGTTGATGATCGCAGCCGTTGCGTTCGGCTTTTCGTTCTTTCCGCTCTTCGGGTTGTTGCATGCGTATGTCGGCAAGACGAGTGAACCGGCGCTCGCGGCTATCGTGTGCGGAATTTGCGAAGCGTCATTCGGTGCAGGGGGCGCGCTCGGTAACGTGCTCGGCGGTTTGTGCAAGAGCGTGGCCGGGTCGTTTCAACCGGTGTATTTTTTCGCGGCAGGCGCGTCCGTCGTGGCAATCGCACTGAGCTGCTTTATGCCGGGCGTGCGGCGAGCGGAATCGACTAATCGATGCACACTCGCCGACGCGCGTTGACGCGCACAAGGAAAACCGCGCGCCATCTGGAATTTCAGGTGATCGCGCCGATCTGCCAGGGCACGAATTCGTTCTGCCCATACCCGTGCACTTCGCTCTTCGACAACGTGCCCGATGCCGTCGCCAGCATCAGTTCGAAGATCTCCTGGCCGAGTTCATCAATGCTCTTTTCGCCATCGAGAATCGAACCGCAGTTCAGATCTATGTCTTCTTCCTGGCGCTTCCACAAAGCGGTATTCGTGCTGAACTTGAGCGATGGCGACGGCGCGCATCCGTAAGCCGAGCCGCGTCCGGTCGTGAAGCAGATCAGGTTCGCGCCACCCGCAACCTGCCCCGTCGCGGACACCGGGTCATAACCCGGCGTGTCCATGAACACAAGCCCACGCGCGCTGACATGCTCCGCGTACTTGTAGACATCGACGAGATTGGTCGTGCCGCCCTTCGCCACCGCGCCGAGCGATTTTTCGAGGATGGTTGTAAGGCCGCCTGCCTTGTTGCCCGCCGACGGGTTGTTGTTCAGGTCAGCGTTCATCCGCGCACAATATTCTTCCCACCAGTGAATGCGCTCGACGAGCTTGTCGCCCACTTCCTTCGATACCGCCCGTCGCGTCAGCAAATGCTCCGCGCCGTAAATCTCCGGCGTCTCCGACAGGATCGCCGTGCCGCCATGTGCGACGAGACGATCGACCGCGGCGCCCAGCGCCGGGTTCGCCGTGATCCCCGAATACCCATCCGAGCCGCCGCATTGCAGGCCGATCACGAGGTGGCTGGCATCGACGCGTTCACGCACGACCTCGTTCGCTTCCACGAGCATGACCTTGATCGCCTCGATACCCGCAGCTACCGTGCGCGCGGTGCCGCCCGTTGCCTGAATCGTCATGGTCTTGAGCCGGGCGCCTGTTTCGAGGTGCTGCTCCTGGAGCAAACCGTCGATCTGATTCGTTTCGCAACCGAGGCCGACCAGCAGCACGCCGGCAAAGTTCGCATGCCGCGCGTAGCCGCCGAGCGTGCGGCGAAGCATCTTCAGGGCTTCGCCTTCGGAGTCGACCGCGCAGCCCTGACCATGCGTGAGCGCGACCACGCCATCGACATTCGGAAATGCGGCGAGCGCTTCAGGATGCACATCGCGGCGAAAATAATCGGCGATAGCCCGTGCGGCGGTAGCCGAGCAATTTACCGATGTGAGCACGCCGATATAGTTGCGCGTCGCAATGCGTCCATCGGGACGGCGGATGCCGAGAAAACTTGCAGGCTGCACCGCGTGTTGCGTGGGTTTTGCATCTTCGCCGAACGCGTAGTCGCGATCGAAATCGCCCATTGCGAGGTTATGCACGTGCACGTGTTCGCCGACATCGATGTCGCGCTTCGCAAAGCCGATGATCTGCCCGTAGCGTCGGACGGGTTGCCCTTGCGAGACTGCTTTGACGGCAACCTTGTGCCCCGCCGGGATCAAACCGCGCACGGTGATGTCGCCATCGGCGAGCTGCATGCCCGCGACGAGTTGATGGCGAGCGATGAGGACATCATCGATGGCATTCAGGCGCACCGTCGCAGTGTTTGCGGGAGCAGTTTCAACTACTGGTTTCATAATGCGTATCTCCGTATTTTGCGTGGGGTGCGCGAGGCTCAACGCGATGCCGCTTTCGATGCAGCCAGGTCGCCCGCTTCCTGCCGCCGCCCTTTCATGCCGATGCTCAACAGCAGCAGCACGCCGATCACACCCGCCACCGCAAGCGCGCCCATGCCGGCACGCTGACTCTGAAAGAAGCTTTCGACAGCGGTCTTCAATGTCGGCGCAATGAAACCGCCGAGATTGCCCAACGCACCGATCATCGCAATACCGCTTGCCGCCGCGGTCCCGCTCAAGTACGCCGTAGGCAGTGTCCAGAACAGCGGTTGAACGACCACAAAGCCGACCGTCGCAATGCAGAATGCAAACAGAACGGGGACGAGATGCGTGCCCATTGTCGAGAGGCCAATGCCCGCTGCCGCCATGACCAGCATCACCACCGCGACCTCGCGATGCTTGCCGCGGGCATCGGCGTAACCCGTCACGAAGCGCAACGAGACCAGCGCACAGAACCATGGAATCGCGGTGAGAAAGCCCACCTTCGCGCCAATCGCGGTCCCCGTCAATTCGGATATACGCGTCGGCAGATAGAAGATCACGCCATACACGCTGACCTGGATCGCAAAGTAAATGGCGACAAAACGCAGTACGTTCCAGTTCGCGAGCGCGGCAAGCGCCGTCGACGGACCATGGGCGACCTTCAGCCGGTCCTCCGCGGCGATCGCCGATTCGAGCGCATCTTTTTCGGCATCGGTCAGCCATTTCGCCTGACGCGGTTTGCTCACGAGATAAAAGAATGCGATCACGCCGACCACGGAAGCCGCGAGCCCTTCGATCAGGAACATCCATTGCCAGTTGCGCAGCCCGAGCAAACCGCCCATGACTTCCATGAGGTAGCCGGATAACGGACTGCCGAGCACGAGTGCGACCGGGACGCCGAAATAATAGATGCCGAGCGCCTTGCCGCGCTCGCGTGCCGGAAACCAGTAGGTCGAATAAAGGATCACGCCGGGCGAAAATCCCGCTTCGGCGACGCCGAGAATGAAGCGCAGCACATAGAACGCGGTCTCGTTGTGCGCGAACATCATGGCCGCCGACGCCAGCCCCCACGTCACCATGATGCGGCTCAGCCAGACCTTTGCACCCACGCGATGCAGCATCATGTTGCTCGGAATCTCGAACACTGCATAACCGATGAAGAAGATCCCGGCGCCCAGTGCAAACGCTGCGTTGCCGATATTGGAATCGACCTGCAGCGCCTGCTTGACGAAGCCGACGTTGGAGCGGTCGAGCATGGAAAGCGCGAACATCAGCGCGAGAAATGGCGTAAGGCGCAGCCGCGCCTTGCGCACCGCGCTCGCCAACGGCTGGGACGAGAGGGCCTGAGTCTGCATGTGTATTGTCTCCATCGTGAGGACGCCGGATCCGCCCGGTCTATTTCATCTGGCACCACTCTATGCATTGGCGCGATAAACATCCAATCGATTATTGACTACAATCGATTCCATCCGGTTATGAGTAGATGCAGGTTTACCCTTCACTCGTCCCTATGTCCCGACCTTCGTCACTGCTTCCATCGACCGTCCTCGCCCGCCTGCGCTACCGGCACCTGCAATTGCTCGACATCCTCGGCCGCACGCGCAACATGCGGATCACCGCCGAGCAGATGCACATGACACAGCCTGCCGCCACGAAAATCCTGGGCGATATAGAAGGCATGCTGGACGCGCCGCTCTTCGAACGCCTGCCGCGCGAGATGCGGCCGACCGAGCTGGGGCATCTCGCGCTGCGTTATGCGAACACCGCGCTGGGCGACCTCGGGCGCTTCGTGAGCGAATTCACGACGTTGAAAAACGGCGGATATGGGCACATCACGGTCGGCGCTATATCGGCATCGGCGGCGCAACTGGTGACGGCGGGTATCGGGGAGATCCGGCGGCAACGGCCGCAACTCGTCGTGAAGCTGTTTGAACTCAGCAGCGATCAGCTTGCAATCTGGCTCGATGAAAAAAGATCGACGTGATGGTCGGCCGTCTGACCGAGCCGCGTCATCATGCGTTGTTCGACTTCGAGGTGCTCGCGGCGGAGCCGGTTTGCGTGGTGGCGGGAAGCCATCATCCATTATTGAAAAAGCGAAAGCTGGAACTGGCCGATCTCGCGGAATGGCCGTGGATTCTTTATCCGCAGGTAACGGCGATCAGGCAGTTATTCGAAGAGACGTTCGCAGCCGCGGCCATCCCTGTACCGGTCGGGATGGTGGAGCTGACATCGATATTTTCCGCGCTGGAACTCTTGCAGGCGACCGACATGATTTCGCTGCAACCACAAGCCGCCGTCGAGAAGTATGTGAACAATGGCTTGCTCGGACAGCTTCCTGTTCCGATACGCCGCGTCATGACAAGCTATGGGATCGTCACGCGCAAGCACGAATTCCCTGCGCAACCGGTGCAGGAGTTTATCGGCATCTTGCGTTCGCTTGCGGCCGATAAAGAAAAGCCTTGAGCGTTACTTCGATGTCACCTGGACCAGCGCATCGATTGCGATGGCATAGCCCTTCACGCCCAGCCCCACGATAATCCCGCGTGCCGCCGGCGAGATGAACGAGTGATGCCGGAACGATTCGCGCGCATGCACGTTCGAGATATGCAGCTCGATCAACGGAACGCTCGCGCCCTTGATTGCATCGTGTAGCGCAACCGATGTATGCGTATAAGCACCCGGATTCATCACTACGCCCAGCATGGCGCCGGCCGCGACCTCGCGCCCGGCCTCATGAATCCAGTCGATCAGCACGCCCTCGTGATTCGACTGCCTGCATTCCACCGCGACGCCCAGCTTGTCGCCTGCCTGCACGCACAGCGTTTCCACCGTATCGAGCGTGTCATGGCCGTACTGATCGGGCTCGCGCAAACCCAGCAAGTTCAGATTGGGCCCGTTGATCACCATTACCTTCTTCATGACTTCGCCCTCAGTATTTGATCTGGGAAACTGCGCGCAACTCGTCCGCCGTGGCTGTGCCAAAACCGAAGAATTCCAGATACGCCGGGATCATCTCGAAGAGCATGTCGGTGCCGACCTGCACTGCACAGCCCTTCTCTTTGGCTGCATGCAAGAGCGGCGTGTACTCTGACTTCATCACGACCTCGCCCACGAACGTGGACGGTGAAATCCGGTCGATATCGAAAGGCAGCGGATCGTTCGCGTTCATGCCGATAGGCGTTGCATTGACCACCACGTCGTAGCCCGCCGGGTCTTTCGAGCCTGTCGTCACTTCGAGCTCGGGATAGTGCTTGCGCAAACGGGCGGCGAGTGCATCGGCGGATGCGCTGCTGGTGTCGAAGAGCGCTAGCGCCGATACCCCGGACGCCGCCAGCGACGCAGCAATGGCAGAACCCACTCCGCCGCTGCCCAGCACGAATGCACGCGCGCCTTGCAACGGACGGCCCTTGCGTTCGACGCCACGCGTGAAACCGGCGCCATCGAATTGATCGCCGAGCAAGCTTCCATCCGAACGCAGCAGGATGGCGTTGCAAGCGCCTGCAATGCGCGCGGTGGGCGTGAGTTCGTCGACAAGATTCGTAGTCGTCACCTTGTGCGGCATGGTGACCAGCGCGCCGCGAATGTTGCTCAAACGGAAGAGCGACTTCACGAACGCGGCGTAATCGTCAGGCTTGACGCCCATCGGCACCACCACTGCGTCGATGCCCTTCTGCTCGAACCACGGGTTGTAGATCATGGGCGCCTTGAAGGTTTCCGTGGGATAACCCAGGTGCGCAATAAGGGTAATTTTTCCGCTGATCATCGCTGCATGCCTTAAGAAGTTGGAACTGCGGAACACTCAGTCTGCAATTTCAACGCGGCGAACGTCGCCGACTATGAAGATGTACGACAGCGCGCCAACGAGCGCCGCCGCGCCTACGTACGACAGCGCGTAGAAGAACGAGCCCGTCTTCGCCACGATCAGGCCGATCACCAGCGGCGTAACGATGCCCGCAAGGTTCGCGCAAAAATTGAAGATGCCGCCCGTCAGTCCCATCAGATTTTTTGGCGCGATATCCGAGATCAACGTCCAGCCGAGCCCGACCATGCCTTGCCCGAAGAACGCGATCGAGAGAATGGTGATGACGAGGGCGTCGCTGCTGACGTAGTTCGCCGCAATGATCGTCGATGCCCCCAGCAAACCGAAGATGATCGGCAACTTGCGTGCAATGTTGGCCGAGCCGGTGCGCTTGAGCAGAAGATCGGAGATCCATCCGCCGAACATCACGCCGACCGCCGCCGCAAGAAACGGCATCACCGCGAAGAAGCCGACCTTGAGCCAGCCCATGTGACGTTCCGTGGCTAGGTAGGTCGGGAACCACGTCAGGAAAAATACGAGCGTGGTGTTGCCCGCAAACTGCCCGAGGCATGCACCCGCGATCTGACGGCGCTTGAGCAGCTTGCCGACGTTGCCCCACGAGAAAGCCATGGTCTGCTGACCGCCCGCCGGCTCGAGGCCGCCGCCCGCGGAAATGTAGTCGAGCTCAGCCTGGTTCACCGACTTCGAATCATGCGGCTCGCGATAAAACAGCCACCAGACCATTCCGAACACAATGCCGATTACGCCCACCACAATGAACAAGGAGCGCCAGCCGAAGTTGCCCATGATCCAGAACAAGGCCGGCGCAAAACACGCGAGGCCGAGGTATTCGCCAACGGTATAAATGCCCGTGGCGCGTGCCCGCTCATGCTGCGGGAACCATGTAGCGACCACGCGGCTGTTGACCGGGAAGCATGGCGCTTCGCTGACGCCGAGCCCGAAGCGAAACAGCAGCAACGACTTGAGTCCGACGGCGAAACCCTGCATCAGCGTGAAGAACGACCAGAACGTCAGCGCGAGAAAGTAGGTGACCTTGCTGCCGAAGCGGTCAAGGAAAACGCCGCCCGGGATCTGCGCCAGCGCGTATGTCCATGAAAACGCGGAGAACACGATCCCCATCACGGCCGCATCGATTCCGAGCTCCTTCGTCATGGTCGGCGCTGCAATGCCGAGGACCGTGCGGTCCAGATAGTTGATCATCGTACCGACTGCCAGCAGCGCGAGGATCACGAAGCGCGTGCGCGACCGTGTGCGAACTGCGGCCGGCGCGGCCGTATGAACCGCGTGGGATTGGTGAACGTCTTGCATGACGCGTCTCCTGAATCAAAATATTGGATCCCGCCCTGCGGTTTTATGCGCGAGCGATGTTATTGGACCGGTGGTCCGCCCATTAAAAGCGGTGATGATACCTACGCCGCAGCTCACTGCTGGAAGCCGTTGCTGAAAACTGCCGCTATAACGCTTGATGGACACTTTGATCAGCGTTCCTAATCTATTAAATTGATTTCTTGCTTACGGAAAAAGGCACTGCATGTGCGAGTGCCTTGTTGATCACTCGCCGCTTGTTAGCCGTGCCGGTATGTCGTCACAATAGAGCGAAGGCCGAGTCCGGGCAACGGAATATTAGAAAACACGTATGTTTATCGAACGCATTCGTTCGGTAATCGCGCATTATTCGGGTTTGCACTAGACGGTGCTCGACGTTGACGAATCAGACTTCTCGTGCCTTCCCGAGCGCAATCAGATTCCCTTCGCCGAACCCTTCCCCGCCGCGCCGCTCCACGATTTCGAAGAACATGTCCCCGGCCTCGTGCTGGATGAAAGTCTGCAAGAAGAGCAACGGCTTGCCGTCCTCGGCTATACGGCCATCGACGAGAATGCCGCGTGAGCGCAATGCCTCCACATCCAGTCCATGACCGGGCAAGCGCGCATCGAGTTGCTCGTAGTATTTCGCCGGCGGCTGCACGAAGCGCATGCCGCGTGCACGCAAGATGTCGACGGAAGCAAAGATATTCTTCGATGCCAGCGCGATATGCTGCACGCCTTCGCCGCTGTGATCGGGCAGATAGTCCTGCATCAGGCTCGTACGATACGTGCCTTCTTCATACACCGGAATGCTGAACGTCTGGCATGGCGAGACGATCACGGGCAGATCCTGTGCGACTTTCCAGTCGGGATGTATCGCGTGGATCTCCTTGAAATGGAGCACCTGGAGATAGAACTCCAGCCAGTCCGGAAGCCGGCCAGCCCCAACGGTCTGCGTAAAGTGATCGACCTTGACGAGCCCTGCGTCGTTGTCATGCAATGCAGATCTTGTGGTTTGTGCATCGAGCCACTTGAAATCGATGTCGTAGATGGACTTCGCTTTCTCGCTCGGTGGCGCGTCCCGGCCCTCCCAATGATCCACGAAATAAATATGCGAGTCGCCAATGCCCTGGATCGCGGGAATCATCAACTCGTTGGGTCCAAGCCGTTCGCCTTCGAAATCCCAGGCCCCAAACTCGACGGCGCGTTCGTGCGAGATAGGCGCATCCAGCACGCGAAGGCCGATTGCACATATGCCCACGCCATGCGTCTGCGCAAAGCGGGTGGCGAACGAATCGTCGTCGGCATTGACAAGGAAATTCATGTTCCCTTGCCGGTACAGCGTGACGTCCTTGCTGATATGGCGGGCAACCTGCGTAAAACCGAGTTGCTCGAAGAGCGCACGCAGCCGGTCAGGATCCGGGCTGGAAAACTCGACAAATTCGAGGCCGGCGACGCCGAGGGGGTTGTCGCCCTGCAGCATTTGCGCCGAGGCAGCGCCAGGCAGGGAAGCATCGTTGTTCATCGAAAATCACCTCAGAGAAAGTCCGGTCACATTCGCCTGAGGCCTGGTCATCCGTAATGTCCGATGTCCAGTCGCAGCAAGCGCGTGAACAGATTATCGCCTCAGGCGGCGAGGCGTCAAACTCTCTGCACGTGTCCCCATGCCTGCGCGCGCCGCTGCGCATGGGCGGCAAGGCGCACGGGCGCGTTCGCCGCGCCGTATCCTTCGTAGCCGCCACGGCGTTCCACGATCTCGAGGAAAAAGCGTTCGTTGAATTGCTCCGTGTAAACGTGTAGAAACTCTCCGCCATCGGGATCGCGATCATAGAGGATGCCGCCCTCGCACATGCGCTCGATCTGCGTATCGTCGAATCCAAAACGGGCTTGCAG includes:
- a CDS encoding MFS transporter, which produces MDALPRVTASRQLALTLLLAAVIAATYGFGVYLFPVVLPAMKHDLGFGYAQAGYITAARQIANVLVALLSGLAASRFGAARVMLGATALSAVGLACLAFADHTWVMGVVLVALNAFAAATWVPMMALVAPLIDERHQAKAIGVIGSGTNYGVLLNGLMVPGLMAAWGWRSVWLVSALFTALLSVVILLMFARLGRPETRVKAQPGVKGPRFAARTLFSRRWQLVYAIALLSGFAGVPFITYFSAYAHDDLHLGLDVTAHAWALVGFVGAVSGLTLGMIGDARSSASQPQRDGMRTALVSAGILLLCASLIAASRPGVYALMIAAVAFGFSFFPLFGLLHAYVGKTSEPALAAIVCGICEASFGAGGALGNVLGGLCKSVAGSFQPVYFFAAGASVVAIALSCFMPGVRRAESTNRCTLADAR
- a CDS encoding UxaA family hydrolase gives rise to the protein MKPVVETAPANTATVRLNAIDDVLIARHQLVAGMQLADGDITVRGLIPAGHKVAVKAVSQGQPVRRYGQIIGFAKRDIDVGEHVHVHNLAMGDFDRDYAFGEDAKPTQHAVQPASFLGIRRPDGRIATRNYIGVLTSVNCSATAARAIADYFRRDVHPEALAAFPNVDGVVALTHGQGCAVDSEGEALKMLRRTLGGYARHANFAGVLLVGLGCETNQIDGLLQEQHLETGARLKTMTIQATGGTARTVAAGIEAIKVMLVEANEVVRERVDASHLVIGLQCGGSDGYSGITANPALGAAVDRLVAHGGTAILSETPEIYGAEHLLTRRAVSKEVGDKLVERIHWWEEYCARMNADLNNNPSAGNKAGGLTTILEKSLGAVAKGGTTNLVDVYKYAEHVSARGLVFMDTPGYDPVSATGQVAGGANLICFTTGRGSAYGCAPSPSLKFSTNTALWKRQEEDIDLNCGSILDGEKSIDELGQEIFELMLATASGTLSKSEVHGYGQNEFVPWQIGAIT
- a CDS encoding MFS transporter, yielding MQTQALSSQPLASAVRKARLRLTPFLALMFALSMLDRSNVGFVKQALQVDSNIGNAAFALGAGIFFIGYAVFEIPSNMMLHRVGAKVWLSRIMVTWGLASAAMMFAHNETAFYVLRFILGVAEAGFSPGVILYSTYWFPARERGKALGIYYFGVPVALVLGSPLSGYLMEVMGGLLGLRNWQWMFLIEGLAASVVGVIAFFYLVSKPRQAKWLTDAEKDALESAIAAEDRLKVAHGPSTALAALANWNVLRFVAIYFAIQVSVYGVIFYLPTRISELTGTAIGAKVGFLTAIPWFCALVSLRFVTGYADARGKHREVAVVMLVMAAAGIGLSTMGTHLVPVLFAFCIATVGFVVVQPLFWTLPTAYLSGTAAASGIAMIGALGNLGGFIAPTLKTAVESFFQSQRAGMGALAVAGVIGVLLLLSIGMKGRRQEAGDLAASKAASR
- the aroQ gene encoding type II 3-dehydroquinate dehydratase; this translates as MKKVMVINGPNLNLLGLREPDQYGHDTLDTVETLCVQAGDKLGVAVECRQSNHEGVLIDWIHEAGREVAAGAMLGVVMNPGAYTHTSVALHDAIKGASVPLIELHISNVHARESFRHHSFISPAARGIIVGLGVKGYAIAIDALVQVTSK
- a CDS encoding shikimate dehydrogenase family protein, encoding MISGKITLIAHLGYPTETFKAPMIYNPWFEQKGIDAVVVPMGVKPDDYAAFVKSLFRLSNIRGALVTMPHKVTTTNLVDELTPTARIAGACNAILLRSDGSLLGDQFDGAGFTRGVERKGRPLQGARAFVLGSGGVGSAIAASLAASGVSALALFDTSSASADALAARLRKHYPELEVTTGSKDPAGYDVVVNATPIGMNANDPLPFDIDRISPSTFVGEVVMKSEYTPLLHAAKEKGCAVQVGTDMLFEMIPAYLEFFGFGTATADELRAVSQIKY
- a CDS encoding MFS transporter; translated protein: MQDVHQSHAVHTAAPAAVRTRSRTRFVILALLAVGTMINYLDRTVLGIAAPTMTKELGIDAAVMGIVFSAFSWTYALAQIPGGVFLDRFGSKVTYFLALTFWSFFTLMQGFAVGLKSLLLFRFGLGVSEAPCFPVNSRVVATWFPQHERARATGIYTVGEYLGLACFAPALFWIMGNFGWRSLFIVVGVIGIVFGMVWWLFYREPHDSKSVNQAELDYISAGGGLEPAGGQQTMAFSWGNVGKLLKRRQIAGACLGQFAGNTTLVFFLTWFPTYLATERHMGWLKVGFFAVMPFLAAAVGVMFGGWISDLLLKRTGSANIARKLPIIFGLLGASTIIAANYVSSDALVITILSIAFFGQGMVGLGWTLISDIAPKNLMGLTGGIFNFCANLAGIVTPLVIGLIVAKTGSFFYALSYVGAAALVGALSYIFIVGDVRRVEIAD
- a CDS encoding 4-hydroxyphenylpyruvate dioxygenase family protein, giving the protein MNNDASLPGAASAQMLQGDNPLGVAGLEFVEFSSPDPDRLRALFEQLGFTQVARHISKDVTLYRQGNMNFLVNADDDSFATRFAQTHGVGICAIGLRVLDAPISHERAVEFGAWDFEGERLGPNELMIPAIQGIGDSHIYFVDHWEGRDAPPSEKAKSIYDIDFKWLDAQTTRSALHDNDAGLVKVDHFTQTVGAGRLPDWLEFYLQVLHFKEIHAIHPDWKVAQDLPVIVSPCQTFSIPVYEEGTYRTSLMQDYLPDHSGEGVQHIALASKNIFASVDILRARGMRFVQPPAKYYEQLDARLPGHGLDVEALRSRGILVDGRIAEDGKPLLFLQTFIQHEAGDMFFEIVERRGGEGFGEGNLIALGKAREV